The genomic region CGCCGCCAAAGAGGAACGGTTCTGCTTCCTCCAGACGCTCCCTCCTGGCGTACAGTACGCCGATCCCCATCGGCCCGAGCATCTTGTGAGCTGAGAAGGCGACAAAATCGGCGTCCAGCTCCTGCACGTCCACCACAAGATGCGGAACGCTCTGGGCCGCATCAACCAGCACCGGTACCCCCGCTGCATGGGCGAGGCGAGTGATTCGGGCGATCGGGTTTACGGTCCCCAGGACATTCGAAGCATGGGTCACCGCCAGAAGGGCCGTGGGACGCTTAAGCAAACGCTCAAGATGCTCCAGCGAAAGGTCTCCCTTTTCCCCGATCCGCACGAACTCCAGGCGGGCGCCTGTCTTACGCGCCACCATCTGCCACGGGACAAGGTTGCTGTGGTGCTCCATCTCGGTGAGGATGATCTGCTCCCCCGCCCTCACACGGTTCAGAGCCCATGCGTAAGCTACCAGGTTGATGCTTTCCGTTGCGTTTCGCGTAAAGACAATACACGCGGGAGAGGGCGCGTTGAGGAAAGCCGCTACCGTGGCGCGGGCGTCCTCGTAGGCTTGTGTCGCCTCCTCGCTCAGCCGGTAAGCCCCCCGGTGCACGTTCGCATTCGTCTCCCTGGAGAACCGGGCCATGGCTGCAAGGACGCATTGGGGCCGCTGCGTGGTAGCGGCGTTGTCGAGGTAGACGAGGTCTCTCCGTCTCCGGAGGAGCGGGAAATCCCGCCGAATGCGTTGTACGTCCAGAGGCGCCGCCCGTCCGACGGTCCGGCGCGGAATTCGGAGGGTCAAGTCTGTGGTCATTGCTTCCTCTTCTTCTTGCTACACTCGATAATCGGACTCAGCTCATTGCCAGACGCCGCCAGGAGAGCTGCCGCCCCACTTTCCAGTGCGACCGGTTTGCCGGCCGTGGGAAACCGAGACAAGCTGTTGCTGATGTGGAACGCACGCAGGCCGAACTTCCCTCTTCGCAATCGGATAGGTCGATGCTGGCCGCGACCGAAATGCGATCCCTGGCGCCGATCCCCCTGCCCTTTGTTGGGGAAGGGCTCCCGGGGAGAAATGGCGGCTCAGCTTCCTCTTCCGGGTTCAGAGGATCGAAACCAGTTTGGCGCGAATTACATCCTCCATAGCCGAAATCAGGCGGTCGTGGTTGAGCCCGCGCAGAGCATCGCCCAGAAAGCCTTCGACGACCAGGCGCCGGGCCTCATTCTCTGCCAGGCCTCGCGACTGGAGGTAGAAGAGCTCTTCCTCGTCGATCGGGCCGGTGGCCGAAGCGTGCGTACAGCGCACG from candidate division KSB1 bacterium harbors:
- a CDS encoding cysteine desulfurase — translated: MTTDLTLRIPRRTVGRAAPLDVQRIRRDFPLLRRRRDLVYLDNAATTQRPQCVLAAMARFSRETNANVHRGAYRLSEEATQAYEDARATVAAFLNAPSPACIVFTRNATESINLVAYAWALNRVRAGEQIILTEMEHHSNLVPWQMVARKTGARLEFVRIGEKGDLSLEHLERLLKRPTALLAVTHASNVLGTVNPIARITRLAHAAGVPVLVDAAQSVPHLVVDVQELDADFVAFSAHKMLGPMGIGVLYARRERLEEAEPFLFGGDMILSVGWHQATWNEIPWRFEAGTPNVAGAVGLAEAIRYLRRVGMDRIWAHDQDLLRYAFVRLGEIPGLRIYGPGPEKRVGVISFNVDGVHPHDLASFLDARGIAVRAGHHCAQPLMERLGVIATVRVSFYIYNRTQEIDQLVDALHEARRFFLQ